The following are encoded in a window of Sinomonas cyclohexanicum genomic DNA:
- a CDS encoding diacylglycerol/lipid kinase family protein: MSDRGEGVPFDRILLIYNPSSRTPALLAEQLRAELGARLPVMPLSLHPTAFPGHGRALAGAALGGRPLLVSISGDGGYNDVVNGAMGAGGQAICAVMGAGNANDHRRSTRSLPIIDAIVRGDVRRMDLLRLTVGEGPGQWSRYAHSYVGFGLTPLMAIGIEAGVKGRFTELLSVARALRGLTPIEIARADGARAVLDSLILANIPRIAKYGRISEAGFPDDGMFEVVLLPHAAKWRIALMALRAVTVGLGVQTSVPSYRFTSTDAIPLQIDGEVMELAAGTPVLVESRHQALATLG; encoded by the coding sequence ATGAGCGATCGTGGCGAAGGGGTACCGTTCGACAGGATCCTCCTGATCTACAACCCGTCAAGCCGGACTCCGGCCCTGCTGGCCGAGCAGCTGCGAGCCGAGTTGGGCGCCCGTCTGCCCGTCATGCCGCTGAGCCTGCATCCCACTGCTTTCCCCGGCCATGGACGGGCGTTGGCGGGCGCTGCCCTGGGCGGTCGTCCGCTGCTGGTCTCGATCAGCGGCGACGGCGGGTACAACGATGTCGTCAACGGTGCCATGGGCGCCGGCGGTCAGGCCATCTGCGCTGTCATGGGTGCCGGCAACGCCAACGACCACCGGCGAAGCACCCGCAGCCTGCCCATCATCGACGCGATCGTCCGCGGCGACGTCCGCCGCATGGACCTCCTCCGCCTCACTGTCGGGGAAGGGCCCGGTCAGTGGTCCCGCTACGCCCATTCCTATGTCGGGTTCGGGCTCACGCCGCTGATGGCCATCGGCATCGAGGCAGGGGTCAAGGGACGCTTCACAGAACTGCTCTCCGTGGCCCGCGCCCTGCGCGGCCTCACACCCATCGAAATCGCCCGCGCGGACGGCGCGCGCGCGGTCCTGGACAGCTTGATTCTGGCCAACATCCCCCGGATTGCCAAGTACGGCCGCATCAGCGAGGCAGGCTTCCCGGACGACGGGATGTTCGAAGTCGTCCTCCTACCCCACGCGGCCAAGTGGCGCATCGCGCTCATGGCCCTGCGGGCCGTCACTGTCGGGCTCGGGGTCCAGACGAGCGTGCCAAGCTACAGGTTCACCAGCACAGACGCGATCCCGCTCCAGATCGACGGTGAGGTCATGGAACTCGCAGCCGGCACACCCGTGCTCGTCGAGTCCCGGCACCAGGCACTGGCAACCCTCGGTTAG
- a CDS encoding MMPL family transporter, whose amino-acid sequence MTTTAPRTTPPGSRAKAPARAPRWLRILLPAVLILVWLAVFGMGGRAFGEVNRVAVNDASEHLPASAEATQVQHLQDLFRDGTTVPATVVFSKDSAITPAEAQDLTALAKDLAREHGVAVNEIPGGAPRLVPSEDGKAVTVFLPLQKNNPDAGIKLSDTVKSLRADLADHRIDGIRANVTGPAGLSADIAGAFSGLDGLLLVVALAVVLLILVIVYRSPLLPLIVLGSSLVALTGAMAVVVALAKAGILLLSGQTQGILMILVIGAATDYSLLYVSRYREELAVSESRWDATWAALRGAFEPISASAGTVVAALLCLLLSDLNSNKALGPVAAIGIAFAYVVSLTLLPALMYWAGKVAYWPRKVGVSTSPNQRGGGIWGRASRLISTRPRTVWAASLVILLAMGAGVVGLKADGVPTSDFVVGHSDARDGQAALAAHFPAGAGQPAVVIAPEANAPDVTSLLRGEPGVSSVRQSGAAVDGEVMLEVTLANAPESNEAEQTITTMRSDIAAQGWRDAEGRNAVLVGGPTAVALDTNATTIHDRNLIIPVVLGVILVILMLLLRSVVAPLLLVGTVVVSFAASLGVAALVFNSVLQFPGADASVPLFGFVFLVALGIDYNIFLMSRVREESLTHGTREGILRGLRSTGGVITSAGVVLAATFAALGVLPVLFLAQISFIVAFGVLLDTVLVRSLLVPALCYDLGDRIWWPTRLRRR is encoded by the coding sequence GTGACCACAACAGCACCCCGCACCACTCCACCTGGCAGCCGAGCCAAGGCGCCTGCCCGCGCGCCCCGCTGGCTCCGCATCCTCCTCCCCGCCGTCCTCATCCTCGTCTGGCTCGCCGTGTTCGGCATGGGCGGACGCGCATTCGGTGAGGTCAACAGAGTCGCCGTCAACGACGCGTCCGAGCACCTCCCCGCAAGCGCCGAGGCGACCCAGGTCCAGCACCTCCAAGACCTGTTCCGCGACGGGACCACCGTCCCCGCGACCGTCGTCTTCTCCAAGGACAGCGCCATCACCCCGGCGGAGGCGCAGGACCTCACGGCCCTCGCCAAGGACCTCGCCCGCGAGCACGGCGTTGCCGTGAACGAGATCCCCGGCGGCGCCCCGCGCCTCGTCCCCTCCGAGGACGGCAAGGCCGTCACCGTGTTCCTCCCGCTCCAGAAGAACAACCCGGATGCGGGCATCAAGCTCTCCGACACCGTCAAGAGCCTCCGGGCCGACCTCGCGGACCACAGGATCGACGGCATCCGGGCCAACGTGACCGGCCCGGCGGGCCTCTCGGCGGACATCGCCGGCGCGTTCAGCGGGCTCGACGGGCTCCTGCTCGTGGTGGCGCTCGCCGTCGTGCTCCTCATCCTCGTGATCGTGTACCGGTCGCCTCTGCTGCCGCTCATCGTGCTCGGCTCCTCGCTCGTGGCACTGACCGGGGCGATGGCGGTCGTCGTCGCCCTCGCCAAGGCGGGCATCCTGCTCCTGTCCGGGCAGACGCAGGGCATCCTCATGATCCTCGTGATCGGTGCCGCGACCGACTACTCGCTCCTGTACGTGTCCCGCTACCGCGAGGAGCTCGCCGTGAGCGAATCCAGATGGGACGCGACGTGGGCCGCCCTGCGCGGGGCGTTCGAGCCGATCAGCGCCTCCGCCGGCACCGTGGTCGCCGCGCTCCTGTGCCTCCTGCTCTCGGACCTCAACTCCAACAAGGCGCTCGGGCCGGTCGCCGCGATCGGCATCGCCTTCGCCTACGTCGTCTCGCTCACGCTCCTGCCCGCGCTCATGTACTGGGCCGGGAAGGTCGCCTACTGGCCGCGGAAGGTCGGGGTGTCGACATCGCCCAACCAGCGCGGCGGCGGGATCTGGGGCCGGGCGTCCCGCCTGATCTCCACCCGCCCCCGCACGGTCTGGGCCGCGTCGCTCGTGATTCTCCTCGCCATGGGCGCGGGCGTCGTGGGCCTCAAGGCGGACGGCGTCCCGACCAGCGACTTCGTGGTGGGCCACTCCGACGCCCGCGACGGCCAGGCCGCCCTCGCCGCGCATTTCCCCGCGGGAGCCGGCCAGCCCGCCGTCGTGATCGCACCGGAGGCCAACGCCCCCGACGTCACGAGCCTGCTCAGGGGCGAGCCCGGGGTGAGTTCCGTGCGGCAGTCCGGGGCCGCCGTCGACGGCGAGGTCATGCTCGAGGTGACGCTCGCGAACGCTCCCGAGTCGAACGAGGCCGAGCAGACGATCACGACGATGCGCTCCGATATCGCGGCCCAGGGGTGGCGTGACGCCGAGGGGCGCAACGCAGTCCTCGTGGGCGGGCCGACCGCTGTCGCCCTCGACACCAACGCGACCACGATCCACGACCGCAACCTCATCATCCCGGTGGTCCTCGGCGTGATCCTCGTGATCCTCATGCTGCTGCTGCGCTCGGTCGTCGCGCCGCTGCTCCTCGTGGGCACGGTCGTGGTCTCGTTCGCCGCGTCGCTCGGGGTCGCCGCCCTCGTGTTCAACAGCGTTCTTCAGTTCCCCGGCGCGGACGCCTCCGTTCCACTGTTCGGGTTCGTCTTCCTCGTGGCACTGGGGATCGACTACAACATCTTCCTCATGAGCCGGGTCCGGGAGGAGTCGCTCACGCACGGCACACGCGAGGGCATCCTCCGGGGCCTGCGGTCCACGGGAGGGGTCATCACCTCGGCCGGCGTGGTGCTCGCCGCAACGTTCGCGGCCTTGGGTGTCCTGCCGGTGCTGTTCCTCGCGCAGATCAGCTTCATCGTCGCGTTCGGCGTGCTGCTGGATACCGTCCTGGTGCGCTCGCTGCTCGTCCCGGCCCTGTGCTACGACCTCGGCGACCGCATCTGGTGGCCCACCAGGCTGCGCAGGAGGTGA
- a CDS encoding TAXI family TRAP transporter solute-binding subunit — protein sequence MAEQVGLTRRGLLRAGLAAGVSSLVLTAAACAPAPAIDSLTVAGGEPGGFYLEFATLLAQSFERHGVARHASAIETGGSMDNLDRIAARAATVGISLADAAADRSAGPAPSSAAGSRLVALGRVYENYVHCLVRKDSGLAGVADLAGRAVGVGAAGAGTSLTAHRLLEAAGVTVREESLGLNQGLAALRGHSIDALFWSGGVPTAAVAATAKDVGLSLIDLSPLIGPTRARFGEYYERVLVPAGAYEGIPSTWTVGAANLLLCREDLPDAAARATVELLLMRASELVPSTSLGVQFLSPETLINTAGVPLHPAAEAAYRAFHG from the coding sequence GTGGCTGAGCAGGTCGGGCTCACCCGCCGTGGGCTCCTGCGTGCTGGACTCGCGGCCGGTGTGTCGAGCCTCGTCCTCACCGCGGCCGCCTGCGCCCCAGCTCCGGCGATCGACTCCCTGACGGTGGCCGGGGGCGAGCCGGGCGGCTTCTACCTCGAGTTCGCGACCCTCCTCGCGCAATCCTTCGAACGGCACGGGGTGGCCCGGCATGCGTCTGCCATCGAGACCGGCGGCAGTATGGACAACCTGGACAGGATCGCGGCGCGAGCCGCGACAGTTGGCATCTCCCTCGCGGACGCCGCCGCAGACCGCAGCGCCGGCCCGGCGCCGTCGTCCGCCGCGGGATCGAGGCTCGTGGCGCTCGGGAGGGTGTACGAGAACTATGTCCACTGCCTCGTGCGGAAGGACAGCGGGCTCGCCGGTGTCGCGGACCTCGCCGGCCGCGCCGTCGGCGTCGGCGCGGCCGGCGCGGGGACCAGCCTCACGGCGCACCGCCTGCTCGAGGCCGCCGGGGTCACGGTCCGCGAGGAGTCGCTCGGCCTCAATCAGGGGCTCGCGGCGCTGCGCGGCCACAGCATCGATGCGCTGTTCTGGTCCGGCGGGGTGCCGACGGCGGCGGTCGCCGCGACCGCCAAGGACGTGGGCCTGAGCCTCATCGACCTCTCGCCGCTCATCGGCCCGACACGTGCCCGGTTCGGGGAGTACTACGAGCGCGTGCTCGTCCCCGCGGGGGCCTATGAGGGCATCCCGTCAACGTGGACGGTCGGCGCCGCGAACCTCCTGCTGTGCCGCGAGGACCTCCCCGACGCCGCTGCCCGGGCCACCGTCGAGCTGCTGCTCATGCGTGCGAGCGAGCTCGTGCCGAGCACGAGCCTCGGTGTCCAGTTCCTGAGCCCCGAAACCCTCATCAACACTGCGGGCGTCCCCCTCCACCCCGCGGCCGAGGCGGCCTACCGCGCCTTCCACGGCTGA
- a CDS encoding helix-turn-helix transcriptional regulator codes for MPRQASWARPSAPVTTAAPAKGNSVDVISLGRRVRHLRKAAGLTLDELGTAVGAAASQLSLIENGKREPKLGLLQQLAEALGVGVDSLLGAEPPSRRAALEIELERYQRSPLYESLNLPKIRVSSRLPLDVLESQLGLLHELERKMNEQIATPEEARRANGELRKMMRERGNYFPEYEAEAQKVLKQVGYTSGPLSQHTISDIATHLGFTLHHVGDLPHSTRSVTDLKNRRIYLTQNARSDHDPRSVLLQALGHYVLGHETPKSYGDFLAQRVATNYFAAALLLPEHATVEFLSRAKGAKEISVEDLRDTFSVSYETAAHRFTNLATQHLGLTTHFQKTHQSGIIYKAYENDGVNFPMDHTGAIEGQPSCKAWTSRAVFDVPDKFSPYSQYTDTVTGTFWCTARTERSASGEFSLSIGVPYHHVKWFRGRETTARATSRCPDPDCCRRPPAELSDHWAGNAWPSARAHSHLLAAMPPGAFPGVDETEVYSFLEAHSGA; via the coding sequence ATGCCTCGTCAAGCCTCCTGGGCCCGCCCCTCTGCCCCCGTCACCACCGCCGCCCCGGCGAAGGGGAACAGTGTCGACGTCATCAGCCTGGGCCGGCGGGTTCGGCACCTGCGCAAGGCCGCGGGGCTCACGCTCGACGAACTCGGGACCGCCGTCGGGGCGGCCGCGAGCCAGCTGAGCCTCATCGAGAATGGCAAGCGCGAGCCCAAGCTGGGGCTGCTCCAGCAGCTCGCGGAAGCGCTCGGCGTCGGGGTCGACTCCCTCCTCGGGGCCGAGCCGCCGAGCCGCCGCGCGGCGCTCGAGATCGAGCTCGAGCGGTACCAGCGCAGCCCCCTCTACGAGAGTCTGAACCTGCCGAAGATCCGCGTGTCCTCGCGGCTCCCGCTCGATGTCCTCGAGTCCCAGCTGGGGCTCCTCCACGAGCTCGAGCGGAAGATGAACGAGCAGATCGCCACCCCCGAGGAGGCCCGGCGCGCCAACGGGGAACTGCGCAAGATGATGCGCGAGCGGGGGAACTACTTCCCGGAGTACGAGGCCGAGGCGCAGAAGGTCCTCAAGCAGGTCGGGTACACGTCAGGGCCGCTGAGCCAGCACACCATCTCGGACATCGCCACGCATCTCGGATTCACCCTCCACCACGTGGGCGATCTGCCCCATTCCACGCGCAGCGTGACCGACTTGAAGAACCGCCGGATTTACCTCACGCAGAACGCGCGCTCGGACCACGACCCCCGCTCGGTACTGCTCCAGGCGCTCGGCCACTACGTGCTGGGCCACGAGACCCCCAAGTCCTACGGTGATTTCCTCGCCCAGCGGGTCGCGACGAACTACTTCGCCGCGGCGCTCCTGCTGCCCGAGCATGCGACGGTGGAGTTCCTCTCCCGCGCGAAGGGCGCCAAGGAGATCTCTGTCGAGGACCTGCGCGACACGTTCTCCGTCAGCTACGAGACCGCCGCGCACCGGTTCACGAACCTTGCGACCCAGCATCTTGGCCTGACGACCCACTTCCAGAAGACGCACCAGTCCGGCATCATCTACAAGGCCTACGAGAACGACGGCGTGAACTTCCCCATGGACCACACGGGCGCCATCGAGGGCCAGCCCTCGTGCAAGGCCTGGACGAGCCGGGCGGTCTTCGACGTGCCGGACAAGTTCAGCCCGTACAGCCAGTACACGGACACCGTCACCGGGACTTTCTGGTGCACCGCGCGCACCGAGCGCAGCGCCAGCGGCGAGTTCTCCCTGAGCATCGGCGTCCCGTACCACCACGTGAAGTGGTTCCGCGGGCGCGAGACGACGGCGCGCGCCACTTCGCGCTGCCCCGATCCGGACTGCTGCCGCCGGCCACCGGCGGAGCTGAGCGACCACTGGGCCGGCAACGCATGGCCGTCCGCCCGCGCACACTCGCACCTCTTGGCGGCCATGCCGCCCGGAGCGTTCCCGGGCGTGGACGAGACCGAGGTCTACTCCTTCCTCGAGGCGCACTCAGGCGCCTGA
- the aceA gene encoding isocitrate lyase, whose amino-acid sequence MTAQPEPQNLSLEQQAEALTLEWSADSRWDGITRDYTAEDVVKLRGRVPEEHTLARRGAEKLWKAVTEGRADGKGYINALGALTGNQAVQQVKAGLKAIYLSGWQVAADANLSGNTYPDQSLYPANSVPAVVRRINNALQRADQIEFSEGKQTVEDWLVPIVADAEAGFGGPLNAYELMKSMIQAGAAGVHWEDQLASEKKCGHLGGKVLIPTQQHIRTLNAARLAADVSGVPSVIIARTDAEAATLITTDVDERDQEFILREGGQPVRTAEGFYRVKNGVEPCIARAKAYAPYSDLIWMETGTPDLELAKKFAESVKAEFPDQMLAYNCSPSFNWKKHLDNDTIAKFQRELGAMGFKFQFITLAGFHALNYSMFDLAHGYARNGMSAYVDLQEREFASEDRGYTATKHQREVGTGYFDLVSTALNPNASTLALVGSTEEGQFH is encoded by the coding sequence ATGACCGCACAGCCCGAGCCCCAGAACCTGTCCCTCGAGCAGCAGGCCGAGGCCCTCACGCTCGAGTGGTCCGCCGATTCCCGCTGGGACGGCATCACCCGCGACTACACCGCCGAGGATGTCGTCAAGCTCCGCGGCCGCGTCCCGGAGGAGCACACGCTGGCGCGCCGCGGTGCCGAGAAGCTGTGGAAGGCTGTGACCGAGGGCCGCGCGGACGGCAAGGGCTACATCAACGCCCTCGGCGCCCTCACCGGCAACCAGGCCGTGCAGCAGGTCAAGGCCGGCCTCAAGGCCATCTACCTCTCCGGCTGGCAGGTCGCCGCGGACGCCAACCTCTCCGGCAACACCTACCCGGACCAGTCGCTCTATCCCGCGAACTCGGTTCCCGCCGTCGTGCGCCGCATCAACAACGCGCTGCAGCGCGCGGACCAGATCGAGTTCTCCGAGGGCAAGCAGACGGTCGAGGACTGGCTGGTCCCGATCGTGGCGGACGCCGAGGCCGGGTTCGGCGGCCCGCTCAACGCCTACGAGCTCATGAAGTCCATGATCCAGGCCGGCGCTGCCGGCGTTCACTGGGAGGACCAGCTCGCGTCGGAGAAGAAGTGCGGCCACCTCGGCGGGAAGGTCCTCATCCCGACCCAGCAGCACATCCGCACCCTCAACGCCGCCCGCCTCGCCGCGGACGTCTCCGGCGTCCCCAGCGTCATCATCGCCCGCACGGACGCCGAGGCCGCGACGCTCATCACCACCGACGTGGACGAGCGCGACCAGGAATTCATCCTCCGCGAAGGGGGACAGCCGGTGCGCACGGCGGAGGGCTTCTACCGGGTCAAGAACGGCGTCGAGCCGTGCATCGCCCGCGCCAAGGCCTACGCCCCGTACTCCGACCTCATCTGGATGGAGACGGGCACCCCGGACCTCGAGCTCGCCAAGAAGTTCGCGGAGTCCGTCAAGGCGGAGTTCCCGGACCAGATGCTCGCGTACAACTGCTCCCCGTCGTTCAACTGGAAGAAGCACCTCGACAACGACACGATCGCCAAGTTCCAGCGCGAGCTGGGCGCGATGGGCTTCAAGTTCCAGTTCATCACCCTCGCGGGCTTCCACGCTCTCAACTACTCGATGTTCGACCTCGCCCACGGCTACGCCCGCAACGGCATGAGCGCGTACGTCGACCTCCAGGAGCGCGAGTTCGCCTCCGAAGACCGCGGCTACACCGCAACCAAGCACCAGCGAGAAGTGGGCACCGGCTACTTCGATCTGGTCTCCACGGCGCTGAACCCGAACGCCAGCACCCTCGCCCTCGTGGGATCCACCGAAGAGGGCCAGTTCCACTAA
- a CDS encoding response regulator transcription factor, giving the protein MTWSGEPVPQARPIRAREGVFVLDDHELVRTGLQCLLSSAGIDIAGSSGSAREAARRIPALMPALAVLDDQLPDGTGAEVCRAVLAVDPRIRCVIMTDEHDEAALIGAVMSGAWGCLSKQDDGNETVRLVRRVLGGQTAYSPSFRAMLLKPPQAPYPEQELPGLAPQELKVLLLIGRGLAGREIAATTGLAEKTIKNMTSVLLQKLGVSNRTQAALLVTTELHRSAEVHRRLRPGQPEGSTDAVTMALLDCVAEADGPLSEGSEGAGLARRLGRALEDARTVHHTSISRHASGGPQA; this is encoded by the coding sequence ATGACCTGGTCGGGCGAGCCGGTCCCACAGGCACGCCCGATCCGCGCCCGCGAGGGCGTGTTCGTCCTCGACGACCACGAGCTGGTCCGCACCGGGCTACAGTGCCTCCTGAGTTCGGCGGGCATCGACATCGCGGGGTCGTCCGGGTCAGCACGGGAGGCAGCCCGGCGCATTCCCGCGCTGATGCCGGCGCTCGCTGTGCTCGACGATCAGCTGCCCGACGGAACCGGCGCCGAGGTGTGCCGGGCCGTGCTCGCCGTCGACCCGCGGATACGGTGCGTGATCATGACGGACGAGCATGACGAGGCCGCCCTGATCGGGGCTGTCATGTCGGGAGCCTGGGGCTGCCTGTCCAAGCAGGACGACGGGAACGAGACCGTCCGGCTGGTCCGCCGCGTGCTGGGGGGCCAGACCGCCTACAGTCCATCGTTCCGGGCCATGCTGCTCAAGCCGCCGCAGGCGCCCTACCCGGAACAGGAACTTCCGGGGCTGGCGCCCCAGGAGCTCAAAGTGCTCCTCCTCATCGGGCGCGGGCTCGCAGGCCGCGAGATCGCCGCCACGACGGGCCTTGCGGAGAAGACCATCAAGAACATGACCTCGGTCCTGCTGCAGAAGCTCGGCGTCAGCAACCGGACCCAGGCCGCCCTGCTGGTCACCACGGAGCTCCATCGGTCTGCCGAGGTCCACCGCCGACTCCGGCCCGGCCAACCGGAGGGCTCCACCGACGCGGTGACCATGGCTCTGCTGGACTGCGTGGCCGAAGCCGACGGCCCTCTCTCGGAGGGCAGCGAGGGCGCAGGGCTCGCGCGGAGACTCGGCCGCGCACTGGAGGACGCCCGCACCGTGCATCACACCAGCATCAGCCGGCACGCTTCAGGAGGGCCTCAAGCATGA
- the aceB gene encoding malate synthase A → MNSFSTDTTINGVTITAQPIARQREILTPDALEFVARLHRATAERRQELLEARHARRAEIARGHDPRFPRDTEEIRNDAAWRVAPPAPGLTDRRVEITGPVDRKSTVHALNSGANVWLADMEDSLTPSWRNLIQGQINLFDALRDRIDFVSPEGREYRLRPFAERPTTVLRPRALHLPEKNMLVDGRPVSGAVMDFGLYFFHNAARLIALGHGPYFYLPKIENRFEARLWNDMFVLAQDLLGIPQGTIRATVLIETITAAFEMEEILYELRDHAAGLNAGRWDYIFSFIKNFRTRGPRFVLPDREQVTMTQPFMRAYTEQLVRACHRRGAMAIAAPAAFVPSRRDPAANAEALLKTRADKLREAEEGFDGAWVAHPEFVSVVRDAFDSVLGERPNQIDRLREDVTPDDRALIDLGTCHGTITEEGIRNNIEVGIRYIETWLRGNGAVAIHGLMEDAATAEISRSQIWQWIYARAITDQGEIVTREWVEELLDEEFHKLERFDGDRFRDARELFGEVALGTDFPTFLTMPAYARYLCETAGKEDEYEAGLPERQFALAG, encoded by the coding sequence ATGAACAGCTTCAGCACCGACACCACGATCAACGGCGTGACCATCACCGCGCAGCCCATCGCCCGGCAGCGCGAGATCCTCACCCCGGACGCCCTCGAGTTCGTCGCCCGCCTGCACCGCGCCACCGCGGAGCGGCGCCAGGAGCTCCTTGAGGCGCGCCACGCCCGCCGCGCGGAGATCGCCCGTGGCCACGACCCGCGCTTCCCCCGGGACACCGAGGAGATCCGGAACGACGCCGCCTGGCGCGTCGCGCCGCCGGCCCCTGGGCTGACGGACCGCCGCGTCGAGATCACCGGACCCGTGGACCGGAAGTCGACCGTTCATGCGCTGAACTCGGGGGCCAACGTGTGGCTCGCCGACATGGAAGACTCCCTCACGCCGTCGTGGCGCAACCTCATCCAAGGCCAGATCAACCTGTTCGACGCGCTGCGCGACAGGATCGACTTCGTCTCACCGGAGGGCCGCGAGTACCGTCTCCGCCCGTTCGCCGAGCGGCCGACGACGGTTCTCCGCCCCCGCGCGCTGCACCTGCCCGAAAAGAACATGCTCGTGGACGGCAGGCCCGTGTCCGGTGCGGTCATGGACTTCGGCCTGTACTTCTTCCACAACGCGGCCCGGCTCATCGCGCTCGGCCACGGCCCGTACTTCTACCTGCCCAAGATCGAGAACCGGTTCGAGGCGCGGCTGTGGAATGACATGTTCGTGCTCGCCCAGGACCTGCTCGGCATCCCGCAGGGGACCATCCGGGCCACGGTGCTGATCGAGACCATCACGGCGGCGTTCGAGATGGAGGAGATCCTCTACGAGCTGCGCGACCACGCGGCCGGCCTCAACGCTGGCCGCTGGGACTACATCTTCTCCTTCATCAAGAACTTCCGGACCCGCGGCCCGCGGTTCGTGCTCCCGGACCGCGAGCAGGTGACGATGACGCAGCCGTTCATGCGGGCGTACACCGAGCAGCTCGTGCGGGCGTGCCACCGCCGCGGCGCGATGGCGATCGCGGCGCCGGCCGCGTTCGTGCCGAGCCGCCGGGACCCGGCGGCCAACGCGGAGGCGCTCCTGAAGACCCGTGCTGACAAGCTGCGTGAGGCGGAGGAAGGGTTCGACGGCGCGTGGGTGGCCCACCCGGAGTTCGTCTCCGTGGTGCGCGACGCGTTTGACTCCGTGCTCGGCGAGCGGCCCAACCAGATCGACCGCCTGCGCGAGGACGTCACCCCGGACGACCGGGCGCTCATCGACCTGGGCACGTGCCACGGCACGATCACCGAGGAGGGCATCCGCAACAACATCGAGGTGGGCATCCGCTACATCGAGACGTGGCTGCGGGGCAACGGTGCCGTGGCGATCCACGGACTCATGGAGGACGCCGCGACTGCGGAGATCTCCCGCTCGCAGATCTGGCAGTGGATCTACGCCCGCGCCATCACCGACCAGGGCGAGATCGTGACGCGCGAGTGGGTCGAGGAGCTGCTGGACGAGGAGTTCCACAAGCTCGAGCGCTTCGACGGCGACCGCTTCCGCGACGCCCGCGAGCTGTTCGGCGAGGTGGCCCTCGGCACCGACTTCCCGACATTCCTCACGATGCCAGCCTACGCACGGTACCTGTGCGAGACCGCTGGCAAGGAGGACGAGTACGAGGCCGGCCTGCCGGAACGCCAGTTCGCCCTCGCCGGCTGA
- a CDS encoding fatty acid desaturase family protein, producing the protein MAQNSEPDARALRPNRVVNSYVALQRHVRDAGLLNRRRGYYVALFTILAIAWAGGWTGFALVGPSWYQLLIAAGLGILMTQFGFLAHEAAHSQVFASWAANEWSARIIGNGLTGISYAMWQQKHSRHHSNPNVIGKDPDIKPGTIAFHDAAAAARPRWLGFITRHQGYLLFPVLPFLGFALQIDSFRFLLRRAPVQRRAVELAILTARVLAVPALAFWLLPPGIAAAFVGVQQGVFGLYMGATFAPNHKGMKIFSASARADFLTRQVMSSRNITGGHVMDVLMGGLNRQIEHHLFPTMPRPALAHAESLVRAQCAQQGIPYTATSLVASYGIIVRYLNAVGRGLGSVFECPLAAQHRPN; encoded by the coding sequence ATGGCCCAGAACAGCGAACCAGACGCCCGGGCCCTCCGGCCGAACCGCGTGGTCAACAGCTATGTGGCCCTCCAGAGGCACGTGCGGGACGCTGGGCTGCTCAATCGGCGGCGCGGCTACTACGTTGCGCTCTTCACGATCCTGGCCATCGCCTGGGCCGGCGGCTGGACCGGCTTCGCCCTCGTCGGGCCGAGCTGGTACCAGCTGCTGATCGCGGCCGGGCTCGGGATACTGATGACCCAGTTCGGCTTCCTCGCCCATGAGGCGGCGCACAGCCAGGTCTTCGCCTCCTGGGCGGCCAACGAATGGTCCGCTCGAATCATCGGCAACGGGCTCACGGGAATCAGCTATGCGATGTGGCAGCAGAAGCACTCGCGTCACCACTCCAACCCGAACGTGATCGGAAAGGACCCGGACATCAAGCCCGGCACGATCGCCTTCCACGACGCGGCTGCCGCCGCGCGGCCCCGCTGGCTCGGGTTCATCACCCGGCACCAGGGCTACCTGCTCTTCCCGGTCCTGCCGTTCCTCGGCTTCGCCCTGCAGATCGACTCGTTCAGATTCCTCCTCCGCCGGGCCCCCGTGCAGCGCAGGGCAGTAGAGCTGGCGATCCTCACCGCCCGGGTGCTGGCGGTGCCCGCCCTGGCGTTCTGGCTGCTCCCGCCAGGGATTGCTGCGGCGTTCGTGGGAGTGCAGCAGGGCGTCTTCGGCCTCTACATGGGTGCAACCTTCGCGCCCAACCACAAGGGCATGAAGATCTTCTCGGCATCTGCACGGGCGGACTTCCTCACACGCCAGGTCATGTCCTCGCGCAACATCACAGGAGGGCACGTCATGGACGTGCTGATGGGAGGCCTCAACCGGCAGATCGAGCACCACCTCTTCCCGACCATGCCCCGGCCGGCGCTGGCTCACGCGGAGAGCCTGGTCCGGGCGCAGTGCGCACAGCAGGGCATCCCCTACACCGCGACAAGCCTCGTGGCGTCCTACGGGATCATCGTCCGCTACCTCA